In Bacteroidales bacterium, the genomic stretch TTGAAGTTGAAGAGGTTTCGGATCTGAAGAAATCTCTTGAAACCATTAAAGCCATTATCCGGTTCTTTAAAAATACTCCGGCTGAAAAATACACCCGGTTGAAGAAGCTTGCCGGCGATGTGAAATATTTCAGTTATATAGATGACCGGATCGATGCCATCCTGAATAAACAGGGAAAAATTAAGGACAATGCTTCATCCGGCCTGCGGAAAATCAGGGAAGATATAGCCCAGAAGCAGGCAAGTGCCGGTAAACGGCTGCAGAGTTTGCTAAAAAGGGCCATTGATGAGGGAATTGTAGAAAAAGACACTGCCATTTCAATTCGCAATGGCAGGCAGGTTATTCCGGTTCCCGCTTCAAACAAACGCAAAATCAGCGGCATTGTGCATGATGAATCGGCAACAGGGCGAACTGCCTTTGTTGAACCCGGTGAAGTGGTTGAATTGAATAATGAAATCAGGGAATTAGAAATTGAAGAGATCCGTGAAATCATCCGGATCCTCATACTCTTTACAAACGACATAAGGCCCTATGCTGAAGACCTGGCAACAACGTATGATTTCCTGGGAACCATTGATTTTATAAGGGCAAAAGCACTGTTCGCATTGGATATTAATGCCGGGATGCCTGCTCTTATCAACAGTACAGGGTTTCGTTGGAAACAGGCAGTCCATCCCCTGTTGTTCCTGCATCATAAGAAGGAAGGCAAGCCGGTTGTTCCGCTGGACATTTACCTTGAAGAGAAAAGCCGCATCCTGTTAATTTCAGGTCCCAATGCCGGTGGAAAATCCGTTTGCCTTAAAACGGTGGGTCTGGTTCAATATATGTTGCAATGCGGTTTGTTGATACCGGTTGTGGAAAGTTCGGAGGCCGGAATTTTCAATGATATCCTGATTGACATCGGTGATGAACAATCGATTGAAAATGACCTGAGCACCTACAGTTCGCACCTTCAGAACATGAAGAACTTTCTCAGGAACGCTTCTTCTAAAAGCCTTATTCTCATTGATGAATTCGGAACCGGAACAGAGCCGCAAATAGGAGGTGCCATGGCTGAGGCTATCCTTGAAAGCCTCAACAATAAAGGCACTTATGGAGTGATTACAACGCATTATTCAAACCTGAAGCATTTTGCATCCGACGCGCCCGGCATAACAAACGGGGCCATGATGTTTGACACAGGTAAAATGCAGCCGCTATTTAAGCTTGAAATCGGAAAGCCGGGTAGTTCTTTTGCCATTGATATTGCCAGGCAGATCGGCTTGCCGGAAGATATTCTAAAATCTGCTTCAGATAAAGCGGGCGAGGATCACATCAACTTTGACAAACATTTGCGTGAGATTCTGCGCGACAAACGGTATTGGGAAGAAAAACGCGATCGCATCCGCATTGCCGAAAAACGACTGGGCGGAATGCTGGAACAGTATGAGCAGGAACTGGGCGAGACAAAAAAACTCCGGCGGGAGATCCTTGATAATGCAAAACGTGAAGCGGAAAATCTCCTGATGAACACCAACAAGGAAATCGAAAAAACGATACGGGTTATCAAAGAATCCCAGGCAGAAAAAGAGATTACACGTGAGGCCAGGAAAGGGCTTGACAATTATAAGAAAGAATTGCCTGAAAATAAATCAACCGGGGATAACAAGCTGGACCAGAAAATCGAGCAGGTAACCATGCATGTCAAAAAATACAGAAGTGCTGCTCAATCCGAGCCAAACGAAAAGGAGAACGTTGAGAAAGACTTACCACTGGCGGCCGGCGACAGGGTGAAGATACTGAGCCTGCAGGTTGACGGCGAAGTACTTGAAATCAACGGCGATAATGTCCTTGTAACCTATGGCCAGAGCATGATTACCACTGTAAAAGCAACGAATATTCAGAAACTGCCGAGGGTAAAATCAAAGCAGGTTAAAGCCTCACAATTCGACTGGAGTATAAGTCAGCGAAAACTGAATTTCAAAAATGAAATTGATATTAGGGGCAAAAGAGGTGATGAGGCAGTTGATATTGTGCGTAATTTTGTTGATGATGCCACTATTGTGGGTGTTTCAGAATTAAGAATATTGCACGGGAAAGGAAACGGGATTTTAAAATCACTTGTACGCGATTACCTTAAATCCCTTGATGTAGTAAGATCGTGCAAGGATGAACATGTTGAACGGGGCGGATCGGGCATAACTGTAGTACAACTCGATTTCTGAAAACATGGAGACACGGGAAACTATAAATATTAAAAGTTCTCAGGTTTCTCCCAGGTTTCGTTACGTGTTGTCTTACCTTTCAGAGCAACTGGGTATTGATTTCACTATAAACAGTGATTCAGACAGAACTCTTTATTATAGCCCAAAAACTATTGAAGATTCAGTTTGTATATATGATTCCGGTTTACTCCGGGAAAAATCGATAAGCAAAAGGTTAATACCGGTTTCCGCAGAACCCGGAAATGTTCAGCTTTTTCCTTCGCCTTCCGGGTTTGATTTTCCCCTGGACATATTTTCAGCCATATTTTATATGCTGAGCAGGTATGAAGAATACCTGCCTTTTGAGCCGGACCCTTACGGACGCTTTGAAGTATCACAGGGTCTTGCGGGTAGACATGGTTTTGCTGAGGAGCCGGTCGTCGATCGGTGGATAAAAATGTTCAGAACCGCACTTGTTCGGTGGTTTCCGAGCATTAAAGTCCCGGAAAGAAAGTTCGGATTTGTGTCCACAATTGATGTGGATAGCCCCTGGGCTTACCTTCACAAAGGATTTTTACGCAATACGGCAGGAATACTCAGGTCACTGACTTTAATGGATTGGGCTGAAGTGAGTAACAGGTTTTCAGTTATTACTGGCAGGAAGAAAGATCCGTATGACGTATATGATTACATAAACCGGGTTGAAGAAAAAAACGGTATCCGTTCTGCTTATTTTTTCCTTTCGGGTGATTATGGTGGATACGATGTCAATGCCGCATTCAGGAAGACGGAATTCAGCGAACTGGTCACTAAAATCAGGGCAC encodes the following:
- a CDS encoding Smr/MutS family protein, whose product is MIYPASFEIKTGFNQVRELVKDHCLFSRGKQKTDEISFTSNYEELRKILEETAEFKEICLFEENFPTDNYRDLIPALKKAKVEGTYLEVEEVSDLKKSLETIKAIIRFFKNTPAEKYTRLKKLAGDVKYFSYIDDRIDAILNKQGKIKDNASSGLRKIREDIAQKQASAGKRLQSLLKRAIDEGIVEKDTAISIRNGRQVIPVPASNKRKISGIVHDESATGRTAFVEPGEVVELNNEIRELEIEEIREIIRILILFTNDIRPYAEDLATTYDFLGTIDFIRAKALFALDINAGMPALINSTGFRWKQAVHPLLFLHHKKEGKPVVPLDIYLEEKSRILLISGPNAGGKSVCLKTVGLVQYMLQCGLLIPVVESSEAGIFNDILIDIGDEQSIENDLSTYSSHLQNMKNFLRNASSKSLILIDEFGTGTEPQIGGAMAEAILESLNNKGTYGVITTHYSNLKHFASDAPGITNGAMMFDTGKMQPLFKLEIGKPGSSFAIDIARQIGLPEDILKSASDKAGEDHINFDKHLREILRDKRYWEEKRDRIRIAEKRLGGMLEQYEQELGETKKLRREILDNAKREAENLLMNTNKEIEKTIRVIKESQAEKEITREARKGLDNYKKELPENKSTGDNKLDQKIEQVTMHVKKYRSAAQSEPNEKENVEKDLPLAAGDRVKILSLQVDGEVLEINGDNVLVTYGQSMITTVKATNIQKLPRVKSKQVKASQFDWSISQRKLNFKNEIDIRGKRGDEAVDIVRNFVDDATIVGVSELRILHGKGNGILKSLVRDYLKSLDVVRSCKDEHVERGGSGITVVQLDF
- a CDS encoding polysaccharide deacetylase family protein, producing the protein METRETINIKSSQVSPRFRYVLSYLSEQLGIDFTINSDSDRTLYYSPKTIEDSVCIYDSGLLREKSISKRLIPVSAEPGNVQLFPSPSGFDFPLDIFSAIFYMLSRYEEYLPFEPDPYGRFEVSQGLAGRHGFAEEPVVDRWIKMFRTALVRWFPSIKVPERKFGFVSTIDVDSPWAYLHKGFLRNTAGILRSLTLMDWAEVSNRFSVITGRKKDPYDVYDYINRVEEKNGIRSAYFFLSGDYGGYDVNAAFRKTEFSELVTKIRAHNQVGIHPSYRSNINFNILKSEFKQFGAILRTEPELSRQHFLMLKLPDTYDRLVESGITHDYSMGYASTPGFRAGTSRPFKFYNLKKETETGLVVHPFVVMDVTLQQYLKLDPLQATRKIKQLIQKTAAVNGLFTWLWHNESLSEHGIWKGWRKVFEEMVGECKSVTGDW